A portion of the Rhodococcus pseudokoreensis genome contains these proteins:
- a CDS encoding SulP family inorganic anion transporter has product MSSILENEKAPPSGAPAPGPTRGERWRDNARYDLPASLVVFLVALPLSLGIAIASDAPIMAGLIAAIVGGVVAGSVGGSPLQVSGPAAGLTVVVAELVATFGWKATCAITVAAGFLQIILGLSRIARAALAIAPVVVHAMLAGIGITIALQQIHVLLGGSSHSSTVENITQLPGQLTSARYADVLVGAVVIAVLLFWKKIPGKLKVLPGPLVAVVAATVLSLVLPFDLDRITLDGSLFDAVALPSMPDGPWLAVATGVLTVALIASVESLLSAVAVDKMHGGTRSEFNRELVGQGSANMISGLIGGLPVTGVIVRSSTNVAAGAKTRASAVLHGVWILVFAALLTALVEQIPMAALAGLLIVIGIQLVKMAHLRTARRTGDLWVYGVTVAGVVFLNLLEGVIIGLALAVVLLLWRVIHPKMRAEPIGSEDSGRWRVTVEGSCSFLSMPALTGLLAKVPAGAHVTVELAVDFLDHAMFEAIDDWKRHYENNGGTVVIDALGPVDMAAVGASPPRRGVGVASPRGFAPWKSWQPRHHDTGENATPAALRPVLAGVSEYHRRNAAQLQPHLDDLHDGQRPDSLFLTCSDSRIVPNVITSSGPGDLFTVRNVGNLVPTGKQDVSVEAGLAFALDELEVSSVIVCGHSGCGAMKAVLASAPADSAGSEGAVEQWLTFAQPSRKAFLSGHPVARAAAELGFDEVDQLGMVNVAVQVQTLGRHPLVGAAAAEGRVRVAGMFFDIPSARVLEITSTGVSYLDHVPA; this is encoded by the coding sequence ATGTCGTCGATCCTCGAGAACGAGAAAGCACCCCCATCCGGTGCCCCCGCCCCCGGACCGACCCGCGGCGAAAGGTGGCGAGATAACGCGCGATACGACCTACCCGCATCACTCGTCGTCTTCCTCGTCGCCCTGCCGCTGTCGCTCGGCATCGCCATCGCGTCCGACGCCCCGATCATGGCGGGCCTCATCGCCGCGATCGTCGGCGGTGTGGTCGCGGGTTCCGTCGGTGGCTCACCACTCCAGGTCAGCGGCCCCGCCGCTGGATTGACCGTGGTGGTAGCGGAATTGGTCGCCACCTTCGGCTGGAAGGCCACGTGCGCGATCACCGTCGCCGCCGGATTCCTTCAAATCATCCTCGGGCTCAGTAGAATTGCCCGCGCAGCCCTGGCCATCGCACCGGTCGTCGTCCACGCCATGCTGGCCGGCATCGGAATCACGATCGCGCTCCAGCAGATTCACGTCCTCCTCGGCGGCAGCTCGCACAGCTCGACCGTCGAGAACATCACCCAGCTGCCCGGACAGCTGACGTCCGCCCGCTACGCCGACGTCCTCGTGGGAGCGGTGGTCATCGCCGTCCTGCTGTTCTGGAAGAAGATCCCAGGCAAGCTGAAGGTGCTCCCGGGGCCGCTGGTCGCCGTCGTCGCCGCCACCGTTCTGTCCCTCGTCCTCCCGTTCGACCTCGATCGAATCACGTTGGACGGCTCCCTGTTCGACGCCGTGGCGCTGCCCTCGATGCCGGACGGCCCGTGGCTCGCCGTGGCCACCGGCGTGCTCACGGTCGCGCTGATCGCCAGCGTCGAAAGCCTGCTGTCCGCGGTCGCCGTCGACAAGATGCACGGCGGGACCCGGTCGGAGTTCAACCGGGAACTCGTCGGTCAGGGCTCGGCCAACATGATCTCGGGTCTCATCGGCGGCCTGCCGGTCACCGGTGTCATCGTGCGCAGCTCCACCAACGTCGCCGCCGGGGCGAAGACCCGGGCGTCCGCCGTGCTCCACGGCGTGTGGATTCTCGTCTTCGCCGCGCTGCTCACCGCGCTGGTCGAGCAGATTCCGATGGCCGCCCTCGCCGGACTGCTCATCGTGATCGGTATCCAGCTCGTCAAAATGGCGCACTTGCGCACGGCCCGCCGCACCGGCGACCTGTGGGTGTACGGCGTGACCGTGGCCGGTGTGGTGTTCCTGAACCTGCTCGAGGGCGTGATCATCGGTCTCGCACTCGCGGTGGTCCTGCTGCTGTGGCGGGTCATCCACCCCAAGATGCGCGCCGAACCCATCGGCTCCGAGGACTCCGGGCGGTGGCGCGTAACCGTCGAGGGGTCGTGCAGCTTCCTGTCCATGCCCGCACTGACCGGACTGCTCGCGAAGGTGCCCGCAGGAGCACACGTCACCGTGGAACTGGCGGTCGACTTCCTCGACCACGCCATGTTCGAGGCGATCGACGACTGGAAGCGGCACTACGAGAACAACGGCGGAACCGTCGTGATCGACGCGCTCGGTCCCGTCGACATGGCCGCCGTGGGTGCGTCGCCGCCGCGGCGCGGCGTCGGGGTGGCGAGCCCCCGGGGGTTCGCCCCGTGGAAGAGCTGGCAGCCGCGGCACCACGACACGGGGGAGAACGCCACACCGGCGGCGCTGCGACCCGTCCTCGCGGGAGTGTCGGAGTACCACCGGCGCAACGCGGCGCAACTGCAGCCGCACCTCGACGACCTGCACGACGGGCAGCGCCCCGACTCGCTGTTCCTCACCTGCTCCGATTCACGCATCGTGCCGAACGTGATCACCAGCAGCGGTCCCGGCGACCTGTTCACGGTGCGGAACGTGGGCAACCTGGTCCCGACCGGGAAGCAGGACGTGTCCGTCGAAGCGGGCCTGGCCTTCGCCCTCGACGAACTCGAGGTCAGCTCGGTGATCGTGTGCGGCCACTCCGGCTGCGGCGCGATGAAGGCCGTCCTGGCAAGTGCACCGGCTGATTCCGCCGGATCCGAGGGCGCCGTCGAACAGTGGCTGACGTTCGCGCAGCCGAGTCGCAAGGCGTTCCTCAGCGGTCACCCGGTCGCGCGTGCAGCAGCAGAACTGGGATTCGACGAGGTCGACCAGCTGGGCATGGTCAACGTGGCGGTCCAGGTGCAAACCCTCGGGCGTCATCCCCTCGTCGGCGCGGCGGCGGCAGAGGGCCGAGTACGCGTCGCGGGAATGTTCTTCGACATTCCGTCCGCGCGCGTACTCGAGATCACCTCGACCGGTGTGTCCTACCTGGACCACGTCCCCGCATGA
- a CDS encoding SLC13 family permease, with product MVYAISIVALIAIFTVATLTPINMGILAFAGAFVIGGWVSGIPVEDIIDAFPGSTFIIVGGITLLFAIAKTNGTIDLVIEASLRLVRGRRWAILWMMFLLSGLLMALGSVLAVGMLAPIAMPLAAKNRINPFLMGMVISHGALACAFSPINLYGAFINGLMDSTGVGANPLVLFALPFVLNLAIAIVLFLIYGRDLIGRRTPRPAGVADTGDASDGGGFGGSSRRSSGGVAPGSGPGGNTAMLTDREVIEEALSHEGMKPVKMDRYRFATLAGIGFLVVGSVLFGIDVGVSSICISAVLLLMAPKSHPKVVDNVAWPAVVLVCGMLTYMAVMTQNGTLDFLGDAASALGSPLLTALILCYAVAIISAFGSSIGTLGIALPLAAPMLAMGEVGAVGFVAALAFSATVVDVSPFSTNGVMVLANAQVEDKARFQRKMLAYCGLIVLSAPMFVWALVVVPTSV from the coding sequence ATGGTCTACGCAATCTCCATCGTCGCTCTGATCGCGATCTTCACCGTGGCGACACTCACCCCGATCAACATGGGCATCCTCGCGTTCGCCGGAGCATTCGTCATCGGCGGCTGGGTGTCCGGGATTCCGGTCGAGGACATCATCGACGCCTTCCCCGGCAGCACGTTCATCATCGTCGGCGGCATCACGCTGCTGTTCGCCATCGCGAAGACGAACGGGACCATCGACCTCGTCATCGAGGCCTCACTGCGCCTCGTGCGCGGCAGGCGCTGGGCGATCCTGTGGATGATGTTCCTGCTGTCCGGGCTGCTGATGGCACTCGGGTCCGTGCTCGCGGTCGGGATGCTCGCCCCCATCGCGATGCCCCTCGCGGCCAAGAACAGGATCAACCCGTTCCTGATGGGCATGGTCATCAGCCACGGCGCCCTGGCCTGTGCGTTCTCGCCCATCAACCTCTACGGCGCGTTCATCAACGGACTGATGGACTCCACCGGGGTGGGGGCGAACCCGCTGGTCCTGTTCGCACTGCCGTTCGTCCTCAACCTGGCCATCGCGATCGTGCTGTTCCTGATCTACGGCCGCGACCTGATCGGGCGCCGCACGCCGCGCCCCGCCGGGGTGGCAGACACCGGGGACGCGTCCGACGGGGGAGGGTTCGGTGGGTCCTCGCGCCGGTCGTCCGGTGGCGTCGCCCCGGGCAGTGGTCCGGGCGGGAACACCGCGATGCTCACCGATCGCGAGGTGATCGAGGAAGCGCTGAGTCACGAGGGCATGAAGCCGGTGAAGATGGACAGGTACCGGTTCGCGACACTCGCGGGCATCGGGTTCCTCGTCGTGGGGTCGGTTCTGTTCGGAATCGACGTCGGTGTCAGCTCGATCTGCATCAGCGCGGTACTGCTGTTGATGGCGCCCAAGTCGCACCCCAAGGTCGTCGACAACGTGGCATGGCCTGCCGTGGTGCTCGTGTGCGGAATGCTCACCTACATGGCGGTCATGACGCAGAACGGCACGCTCGACTTCCTCGGCGACGCGGCGTCGGCTCTCGGATCGCCGTTGCTGACCGCATTGATCCTCTGCTACGCGGTCGCGATCATCTCCGCGTTCGGATCGTCGATCGGCACGCTCGGCATCGCGCTGCCCCTCGCCGCGCCGATGCTCGCGATGGGGGAGGTGGGCGCCGTGGGATTCGTCGCCGCCCTGGCGTTCTCCGCGACGGTGGTCGACGTCAGCCCGTTCTCGACGAACGGCGTGATGGTGCTCGCCAACGCGCAGGTCGAGGACAAGGCGCGGTTCCAGCGCAAGATGCTCGCCTACTGCGGCCTGATCGTACTGTCGGCTCCGATGTTCGTCTGGGCGCTGGTCGTCGTGCCGACGTCCGTGTAG
- a CDS encoding hydroxymethylglutaryl-CoA lyase produces MTVTITDVVLRDGLQDEDVVVSTDRKIAVADALVAAGVKHIEAASFVSPTRVPQMADADDVIARLPRTDPSVTYSALALNPRGVHRAVATGIDEIQVVTSASAGHSTANTGRNPDEALTGLAEALQKYPDRSFLGGVSTAFVCPFEGIIAPAALVRVARAMAAMGVRRLGLADTLGTATTEQVLASAGAVRDALPDVELSLHLHNAHGQALGSVIAAHRHLGITHFDSAIGGYGGCPFAPGAHGNLATEELVAHLHAHDIDTGIDQQALGLAVDTVKLALAQARPLSAV; encoded by the coding sequence ATGACAGTCACCATAACGGATGTCGTGCTGCGGGACGGACTGCAGGACGAGGACGTGGTCGTCTCCACCGACCGCAAGATCGCCGTCGCGGACGCCCTGGTCGCCGCGGGCGTGAAGCACATCGAGGCGGCATCGTTCGTCTCGCCCACGCGGGTCCCGCAGATGGCGGATGCCGACGACGTCATCGCCCGGCTGCCCCGCACCGATCCGTCGGTCACCTACAGCGCCCTCGCACTCAACCCGCGCGGGGTGCACCGCGCCGTCGCGACCGGCATCGACGAGATCCAGGTCGTGACGTCCGCCAGCGCCGGGCACAGCACGGCGAACACGGGCCGGAATCCGGACGAGGCGCTGACCGGACTCGCCGAGGCATTGCAGAAGTACCCGGACCGGAGTTTCCTCGGAGGTGTGTCGACCGCGTTCGTCTGTCCGTTCGAGGGCATCATCGCCCCCGCCGCGCTGGTGCGGGTGGCGCGCGCGATGGCCGCGATGGGTGTGCGCCGGCTCGGGCTGGCCGACACCCTGGGAACGGCCACCACCGAGCAGGTGCTCGCATCGGCCGGGGCGGTACGCGACGCCCTCCCCGACGTCGAACTGAGCCTGCACCTCCACAACGCGCACGGTCAGGCCCTCGGCTCCGTGATCGCCGCGCACCGGCACCTCGGCATCACACACTTCGACAGCGCCATCGGAGGGTACGGCGGCTGCCCGTTCGCGCCGGGCGCCCACGGCAACCTCGCCACCGAGGAACTGGTCGCGCACCTCCACGCGCACGACATCGACACGGGAATCGATCAGCAGGCCCTCGGCCTCGCCGTCGACACCGTGAAACTTGCTCTGGCCCAAGCTCGGCCCCTCTCCGCAGTGTGA
- a CDS encoding CaiB/BaiF CoA transferase family protein, giving the protein MQVPENGPLHGIRVLELGNFIAAPMASRIFADFGAEVVKIERPGVGDELRGWRRRRGATSMMFRTIARNKRSVTLDLRTDEGRAIILDLAAKSDVVIENFRPGTLERWGIGPDQLTAANPDIVLVRISGYGQTGPYRERTGFGGVAEAFGGLRHVTGYPDRQSVRAAAPIADTLAGLHGAIGALIMLLAKARQGDHSAPRVADVALYESVFMAMESLVPDYDAYGMVRERTAGNLPGVVPSGVYPCDGGSVMIAGNSSGVFGRLMQAVGRGDLADDPELADGDQRFRREAELDDAISSWTSQRRPRDVVAELGAAGVPVGEVYDAVQIAEDEHYNARGMLQSLKVTVDGEPEEVRFPGVVPQLDGEPTQIRWAGPELGQHTDEILGGLLQLPGDQLDDYRARSII; this is encoded by the coding sequence ATGCAGGTCCCAGAGAACGGCCCACTGCACGGCATCCGTGTACTGGAACTCGGCAACTTCATCGCAGCCCCCATGGCGAGCCGCATCTTCGCCGACTTCGGCGCCGAGGTCGTCAAGATCGAGCGGCCGGGCGTCGGCGACGAACTGCGGGGCTGGCGCCGCCGTCGTGGCGCGACGTCGATGATGTTCCGCACCATCGCCCGCAACAAGCGTTCCGTCACCCTCGACCTCCGGACGGACGAGGGCCGCGCGATCATTCTCGACCTCGCCGCCAAGTCGGACGTCGTCATCGAGAACTTCCGGCCGGGTACGCTCGAGCGGTGGGGAATCGGTCCCGACCAGCTCACGGCCGCGAACCCGGACATCGTCCTCGTGCGGATCTCCGGCTACGGGCAGACCGGCCCGTACCGGGAGCGCACGGGATTCGGCGGTGTCGCCGAGGCCTTCGGCGGGTTGCGGCACGTCACCGGCTACCCGGACCGTCAATCCGTCCGGGCGGCAGCCCCCATCGCCGACACCCTCGCCGGGCTGCACGGCGCGATCGGCGCCCTGATCATGTTGCTGGCCAAGGCGAGACAGGGCGATCATTCGGCGCCGCGGGTGGCGGACGTGGCGCTGTACGAATCGGTGTTCATGGCGATGGAATCGCTCGTTCCCGACTACGACGCGTACGGCATGGTCCGCGAGCGGACCGCAGGCAACCTGCCCGGTGTGGTACCGAGCGGGGTCTATCCGTGCGATGGCGGCTCCGTGATGATCGCCGGCAACTCGAGCGGCGTGTTCGGGCGGCTGATGCAGGCCGTGGGACGGGGCGATCTCGCCGACGATCCCGAACTGGCCGACGGGGATCAGCGATTCCGGCGTGAGGCCGAACTCGACGACGCGATCTCCTCGTGGACTTCGCAGCGGCGCCCCCGCGACGTGGTCGCCGAACTCGGCGCCGCCGGCGTGCCCGTCGGCGAGGTGTACGACGCGGTGCAGATCGCGGAGGACGAGCACTACAACGCCCGCGGCATGCTGCAGAGCCTGAAGGTGACCGTCGACGGCGAGCCCGAGGAGGTCCGGTTCCCCGGGGTCGTCCCGCAGCTCGACGGCGAACCCACGCAGATCCGCTGGGCCGGACCGGAGCTGGGTCAGCACACCGACGAGATCCTCGGCGGACTGCTCCAGCTGCCGGGCGACCAGCTCGACGACTACCGCGCCCGCAGCATCATCTGA
- a CDS encoding gamma carbonic anhydrase family protein produces MREPHVVAINGRSPRAEKTAWVAPTAAVIGAATLGAETSIWYGAVLRADCDSITLGEGSNIQDGVAVHVDPGFPVVVGRDVSVGHNAVLHGCTVEDGALVGMGATVLNGAVIGTQSLIAAGALVLEGTRVPPRSLVAGVPAKVRRELTDDEVAHNAANAAVYRQLAQQHRSADVTSFDTP; encoded by the coding sequence GTGAGAGAACCACACGTCGTTGCGATCAACGGACGTTCGCCGCGCGCGGAGAAGACCGCCTGGGTCGCGCCTACCGCGGCGGTGATCGGCGCGGCGACGCTCGGCGCGGAGACCAGCATCTGGTACGGCGCGGTGCTGCGGGCCGATTGCGATTCCATCACCCTCGGCGAGGGCAGCAACATCCAGGACGGTGTGGCCGTTCACGTCGACCCGGGCTTCCCCGTGGTCGTCGGCCGGGACGTCAGCGTGGGGCACAACGCCGTCCTGCACGGCTGCACCGTGGAGGACGGCGCCCTGGTGGGCATGGGCGCCACCGTTCTCAACGGCGCGGTGATCGGCACGCAGTCGCTGATCGCGGCCGGCGCGCTGGTCCTCGAAGGAACCCGGGTTCCGCCGCGCTCACTCGTCGCCGGTGTGCCGGCGAAGGTCCGCCGGGAACTGACCGACGACGAGGTGGCCCACAATGCCGCCAACGCGGCCGTCTATCGCCAACTGGCGCAGCAACATCGATCGGCGGACGTCACCTCGTTCGACACGCCCTGA
- a CDS encoding IclR family transcriptional regulator, which translates to MVARSEIGVGVLARAVAILDVVESSPMGASDLARELDLSLSTTYRLATDMVKHGLLRKDPEGRFYLGQRFVTTALSDLAVPALRELAEKTGESAQLWVRRGESRLCAASVDSQHELRVALPVGTLVPLPQGSSGHVLSGDWEADPEAVKSGWWVSISERTPGSASISAPVRRHGEIVAAVCVSGPDGRMGENLGSRMGRAVVAAARQIEKSVPGD; encoded by the coding sequence ATGGTTGCGCGGAGTGAGATCGGCGTCGGAGTGCTCGCTCGCGCTGTGGCGATCCTCGATGTCGTGGAGTCGAGCCCGATGGGCGCGAGCGATCTCGCCCGCGAACTGGACCTGTCCCTGTCGACCACGTACCGGCTGGCAACGGACATGGTCAAGCACGGCCTCCTCCGGAAGGATCCGGAAGGCCGTTTCTACCTCGGTCAGCGTTTCGTCACGACGGCGCTGAGTGATCTCGCGGTCCCGGCTCTACGCGAATTAGCGGAGAAGACAGGGGAATCCGCTCAGCTGTGGGTGCGGCGGGGCGAGTCGCGGCTGTGCGCGGCCAGCGTCGACTCGCAGCACGAACTGCGGGTCGCGCTGCCGGTCGGGACGCTCGTGCCGCTACCGCAGGGGTCCAGCGGGCACGTGCTGTCCGGCGACTGGGAGGCCGACCCCGAAGCCGTGAAATCGGGTTGGTGGGTGTCGATTTCGGAACGCACACCGGGATCCGCCTCCATCAGCGCACCGGTTCGCAGGCACGGCGAGATCGTGGCCGCCGTGTGTGTGTCGGGTCCCGACGGGCGCATGGGGGAGAACCTGGGTTCCCGGATGGGCCGCGCAGTCGTCGCTGCTGCGCGGCAGATCGAGAAGTCCGTTCCCGGCGACTGA
- the hppD gene encoding 4-hydroxyphenylpyruvate dioxygenase, which produces MTIEQTLTDKERLAGLDLGQLEQLVGLVEYDGTRDPFPVSGWDAVVWVVGNATQTAHYFQSAFGMTLVAYSGPTTGNRDHHSFVLESGAVRFVINGAVDPQSPLIEHHRTHGDGVVDIALAVPDVDKCIAHARAQGATILDEPHEITDEHGTVRLAAIATYGDTRHTLVDRSRYTGPYLPGYQERTSTHTKRDGAPKRLFQALDHVVGNVELGRMDHWVDFYNRVMGFTNMAEFVGEDIATDYSALMSKVVSNGNHRVKFPLNEPAVAKKRSQIDEYLDFYGGPGAQHLALATNDILTAVDRLTAEGVEFLATPDSYYEDPELRARIGNVRAPIEELQKRGILVDRDEDGYLLQIFTKPLVDRPTVFFELIERHGSLGFGIGNFKALFEAIEREQAARGNF; this is translated from the coding sequence ATGACGATCGAGCAGACTCTCACCGACAAGGAACGCCTGGCAGGTCTCGACCTCGGCCAGCTCGAACAGCTGGTCGGGCTCGTCGAATACGACGGCACCCGCGACCCGTTCCCGGTCAGCGGCTGGGACGCCGTCGTCTGGGTGGTCGGCAACGCCACCCAGACCGCCCACTACTTCCAATCCGCCTTCGGGATGACCCTCGTCGCCTACTCCGGACCGACCACCGGCAACCGCGACCACCACAGCTTCGTCCTCGAATCCGGCGCCGTCCGGTTCGTCATCAACGGCGCCGTCGACCCGCAGAGCCCGCTGATCGAACACCACCGCACCCACGGCGACGGCGTCGTCGACATCGCCCTCGCCGTCCCCGACGTCGACAAGTGCATCGCCCACGCCCGCGCCCAGGGCGCCACCATCCTCGACGAACCCCACGAGATCACCGACGAGCACGGCACCGTCCGCCTCGCCGCGATCGCCACCTACGGCGACACCCGCCACACCCTCGTCGACCGCAGCCGCTACACCGGCCCCTACCTGCCCGGCTACCAGGAGCGGACCTCCACCCACACCAAACGCGACGGCGCCCCCAAACGGCTGTTCCAGGCCCTCGACCACGTCGTCGGCAACGTCGAACTCGGCCGGATGGACCACTGGGTCGACTTCTACAACCGGGTCATGGGCTTCACCAACATGGCCGAATTCGTCGGCGAGGACATCGCCACCGACTACTCCGCACTGATGTCGAAGGTCGTCTCCAACGGCAACCACCGCGTCAAGTTCCCCCTCAACGAGCCCGCGGTCGCGAAGAAACGCTCCCAGATCGACGAATACCTCGACTTCTACGGCGGCCCCGGCGCCCAGCACCTGGCCCTGGCCACCAACGACATCCTCACCGCCGTGGACCGGCTCACCGCCGAGGGTGTCGAATTCCTGGCCACCCCCGACTCCTACTACGAGGACCCCGAACTGCGGGCCCGGATCGGCAACGTCCGCGCCCCGATCGAGGAACTGCAGAAACGCGGCATCCTCGTCGACCGCGACGAAGACGGGTACCTGCTGCAGATCTTCACCAAACCCCTCGTCGACCGGCCCACCGTGTTCTTCGAACTCATCGAACGCCACGGCTCCCTCGGCTTCGGCATCGGCAACTTCAAAGCCCTCTTCGAAGCCATCGAACGCGAACAAGCCGCCCGCGGAAACTTCTGA
- a CDS encoding carboxymuconolactone decarboxylase family protein codes for MTTTERKTRVDLARKAPAVYKAMIALDAAARQGLDPELVELVLTRCSQINHCAWCIDMHTADARKIGISEQKLFLLGAWEEMHGLYTDKERAALALAESITVLTDGFVPDSVYEEAEEHFDETELAQLISLVLTINAWNRIAVSTRKIPRVR; via the coding sequence ATGACCACAACAGAGCGCAAGACCCGAGTCGACCTCGCCCGCAAGGCCCCCGCCGTCTACAAGGCGATGATCGCCCTCGACGCCGCCGCCCGGCAGGGCCTCGACCCGGAACTCGTCGAACTGGTGCTCACCCGGTGCTCCCAGATCAACCACTGCGCGTGGTGCATCGACATGCACACCGCCGATGCCCGCAAGATCGGCATCAGCGAACAGAAGCTGTTCCTGCTCGGCGCGTGGGAGGAAATGCACGGCCTGTACACCGACAAGGAGCGCGCCGCGCTCGCCCTCGCCGAGTCGATCACCGTGCTGACCGACGGCTTCGTCCCGGACTCGGTGTACGAGGAGGCGGAGGAGCATTTCGACGAGACCGAACTGGCCCAGCTCATCTCGCTGGTGCTCACGATCAATGCGTGGAATCGCATCGCCGTCAGCACCCGCAAGATCCCGCGAGTGCGCTGA
- a CDS encoding PLP-dependent aminotransferase family protein → MESWANLGLGRDLHLDLPAGGRSSGVRATLVSALRESIRSGRLVAGTTLPPSRALALDLGVARNTVADAYSELVAEGWLTARQGSGTRVADRAGEPANRSHTRSAAAPRPEWSLLPGSPDVAEFPRAAWMASARRALTAAPHDAFGPGDPRGRPELRRAVAEYLSRARGVRTDPDRIVVCASSGHGLWLLARAVQGPVAVEGYGLHFHRELLGDAGAVTVPLHLDAHGAQPPDATGTRLSAALLTPAHQFPTGGPLHPSRRTAFVEWARTTGGIVIEDDYDGEFRYDRQPVGALQGLAPEQVAYLGTVSKTLSPAIRVGWMVLPERLIDDVLAVKGIYERWVSATDQLTLADFIERGAFDRHVRRMRTLYRRRRDTLVETLAARAPHVHVTGIAAGLHAVLELPAGTEAPTLGRAAALGLAVEGLRTFRHPDGPADRPDGLVVGYSTPSSARFAATLDALCRALPTP, encoded by the coding sequence ATGGAATCTTGGGCCAATTTGGGTCTGGGCCGCGACCTTCACCTCGACCTGCCCGCCGGTGGACGGTCTTCCGGTGTGCGCGCCACGCTGGTGTCCGCGCTGCGTGAGTCGATTCGCTCGGGACGGCTCGTCGCGGGTACCACCCTCCCGCCGTCCCGCGCGCTGGCCCTCGACCTCGGCGTCGCCCGCAACACCGTCGCCGACGCGTACTCCGAACTCGTCGCGGAGGGGTGGCTCACGGCGCGGCAGGGATCGGGCACTCGGGTCGCCGATCGGGCAGGCGAGCCCGCCAACCGCTCGCACACCCGCTCGGCGGCCGCACCCCGGCCCGAGTGGAGTCTGCTGCCCGGTTCGCCCGACGTCGCGGAGTTTCCACGTGCCGCCTGGATGGCGTCCGCGCGCCGGGCACTCACCGCGGCACCCCACGACGCGTTCGGTCCGGGCGATCCGCGGGGCCGCCCCGAATTGCGCCGCGCGGTCGCCGAATACCTCTCCCGCGCTCGAGGGGTCCGCACCGATCCCGACCGCATCGTGGTCTGTGCGAGTTCGGGGCACGGACTGTGGTTGCTCGCCCGCGCCGTGCAGGGACCGGTCGCCGTCGAAGGGTACGGGCTGCACTTTCATCGCGAACTGCTCGGCGACGCCGGCGCCGTCACCGTGCCCCTGCACCTCGACGCCCACGGCGCGCAGCCCCCGGACGCGACGGGTACGCGCCTGTCCGCGGCACTGCTCACCCCGGCCCACCAGTTCCCCACCGGAGGTCCGCTCCACCCGAGCAGGAGAACGGCTTTCGTGGAATGGGCGCGCACGACCGGGGGGATCGTGATCGAGGACGACTACGACGGGGAGTTCCGGTACGACCGCCAGCCCGTCGGCGCCCTGCAGGGTCTGGCCCCCGAACAGGTGGCGTACCTGGGCACCGTGAGCAAGACCCTCTCTCCCGCCATCCGGGTGGGGTGGATGGTGTTGCCGGAACGCCTGATCGACGACGTCCTGGCCGTCAAGGGTATATACGAGAGGTGGGTCAGCGCGACGGACCAGCTGACCCTGGCGGACTTCATCGAGCGGGGCGCATTCGACCGGCACGTCCGCAGGATGCGCACCCTGTACCGCCGCCGGCGCGACACCCTCGTCGAGACGCTCGCCGCGCGTGCACCGCACGTGCACGTCACCGGCATCGCGGCCGGTCTGCACGCCGTCCTCGAACTTCCGGCCGGGACCGAGGCGCCCACTCTCGGCCGGGCCGCGGCCCTCGGTCTCGCGGTGGAGGGCCTGCGCACGTTCCGTCACCCGGACGGTCCCGCGGACCGGCCGGACGGGCTCGTCGTCGGCTACAGCACGCCGTCGTCCGCCCGTTTCGCCGCCACGCTCGACGCCCTGTGCCGCGCGCTGCCCACTCCGTGA
- a CDS encoding OsmC family protein: MTTASVSHLTSVISATRDAVSQDSANAHVVFTASAQAHDAVASTVSLGKYSVEVDEPPALGGEHSAANPVEYYLASLLSCQVVTYRFWAEKLGVRVDDISARAEGDLDVRGFFGFDDAVRPGFGEVRVVVTLTGPEPRERYLELQEAVDAHCPVLDLTRNPTPVHTVVETLTGDN, encoded by the coding sequence GTGACCACTGCATCCGTTTCACATCTCACGTCCGTCATCAGTGCCACCCGCGACGCCGTGTCGCAGGATTCCGCGAACGCCCACGTCGTCTTCACCGCCTCCGCGCAGGCCCACGACGCCGTCGCGAGCACCGTCTCGCTCGGCAAGTACAGCGTCGAGGTGGACGAGCCGCCCGCGCTCGGCGGCGAGCACTCCGCCGCCAATCCCGTGGAGTACTACCTGGCTTCACTGCTCTCCTGCCAGGTGGTGACGTACCGCTTCTGGGCCGAGAAACTCGGTGTCCGTGTCGACGACATCTCGGCGCGCGCGGAGGGCGACCTCGACGTGCGCGGATTCTTCGGCTTCGACGACGCCGTCCGCCCCGGATTCGGCGAGGTGCGCGTCGTCGTGACGCTGACCGGCCCGGAACCGCGGGAGCGCTACCTCGAACTGCAGGAAGCGGTCGACGCGCACTGCCCCGTCCTCGACCTCACCCGCAATCCGACCCCGGTCCACACCGTGGTCGAAACACTCACCGGCGACAACTGA